A genomic stretch from Streptococcus oralis includes:
- the lepA gene encoding translation elongation factor 4: MNLEELKKRQEKIRNFSIIAHIDHGKSTLADRILEKTETVSSREMQAQLLDSMDLERERGITIKLNAIELNYTAKDGETYIFHLIDTPGHVDFTYEVSRSLAACEGAILVVDAAQGIEAQTLANVYLALDNDLEILPVINKIDLPAADPERVRTEIEDVIGLDASEAVLASAKAGIGIEEILEQIVEKVPAPTGDVTAPLKALIFDSVYDAYRGVILQVRVMDGVVKPGDKIQLMSNGKAFDVTEVGIFTPKAVGRDFLATGDVGYIAASIKTVQDTRVGDTVTLASNPAAEPLDGYKQMNPMVFAGLYPIDSNKYNDLREALEKLQLNDASLQFEPETSQALGFGFRCGFLGLLHMDVIQERLEREFNIDLIMTAPSVIYKVNQTDGESMDVSNPSEFPDPTKIATIEEPYVKAQIMVPQEFVGAVMELAQRKRGDFVTMDYIDDNRVNVIYQIPLAEIVFDFFDKLKSSTRGYASFDYELSEYRPSKLVKMDILLNGDKVDALSFIVHKDFAYERGKLIVDKLKKIIPRQQFEVPIQAAIGHKIVARTDIKALRKNVLAKCYGGDVSRKRKLLEKQKAGKKRMKAIGSVEVPQEAFLSVLSMDEE; encoded by the coding sequence ATGAACTTAGAAGAATTAAAAAAACGACAGGAGAAAATCCGGAACTTCTCTATTATCGCCCATATTGACCATGGGAAATCAACCCTAGCAGACCGCATTTTGGAAAAGACGGAGACGGTTTCTAGTCGTGAAATGCAAGCCCAGCTTTTGGATAGTATGGATCTTGAGCGTGAACGTGGGATTACCATTAAACTCAATGCCATCGAGTTGAATTACACTGCGAAAGATGGGGAGACCTATATTTTCCACTTGATTGACACGCCAGGGCACGTGGACTTTACCTATGAAGTGTCGCGTTCGCTAGCTGCCTGTGAAGGAGCGATTTTGGTGGTTGATGCGGCCCAAGGGATTGAGGCGCAAACTCTTGCTAACGTTTATCTAGCTTTGGACAATGATTTGGAAATTCTGCCAGTCATTAACAAGATTGACCTACCAGCAGCCGATCCAGAACGTGTTCGTACAGAGATTGAGGATGTCATTGGACTGGATGCCAGCGAAGCGGTCTTAGCTTCAGCCAAAGCTGGTATTGGTATTGAAGAAATTCTTGAGCAGATCGTAGAGAAAGTGCCAGCCCCAACTGGTGATGTAACGGCGCCACTCAAAGCCTTGATTTTCGACTCGGTCTATGATGCTTACCGTGGGGTTATCCTCCAAGTGCGTGTTATGGACGGAGTGGTTAAACCTGGCGATAAAATTCAACTCATGAGCAATGGCAAGGCCTTTGATGTGACGGAGGTGGGAATTTTCACGCCGAAAGCAGTAGGGCGTGATTTCCTAGCCACAGGTGACGTTGGTTATATTGCGGCTTCCATCAAGACGGTTCAAGATACGCGTGTTGGTGATACAGTGACCCTAGCAAGCAATCCAGCAGCAGAACCGCTAGATGGGTACAAGCAGATGAATCCTATGGTCTTTGCAGGTCTTTACCCAATCGATTCAAACAAGTACAATGACCTTCGTGAAGCCCTTGAAAAATTGCAACTTAACGATGCTAGCTTGCAGTTTGAACCAGAAACATCTCAGGCGCTTGGATTTGGTTTCCGTTGTGGATTCCTTGGACTTCTCCATATGGATGTTATCCAAGAGCGTTTAGAGCGTGAGTTCAACATTGACCTCATCATGACAGCTCCGTCTGTTATTTATAAGGTTAACCAAACTGATGGTGAGTCTATGGATGTGTCTAACCCCTCTGAATTTCCAGACCCAACTAAGATCGCGACCATTGAAGAACCTTATGTTAAAGCGCAAATCATGGTACCGCAGGAGTTTGTCGGAGCAGTTATGGAACTAGCTCAGCGCAAACGTGGTGACTTTGTAACCATGGATTATATTGATGACAATCGTGTCAATGTTATCTATCAAATTCCGCTTGCTGAAATCGTCTTTGACTTCTTTGATAAGCTCAAGTCTTCAACGCGCGGTTATGCAAGCTTTGACTACGAATTGTCAGAGTACCGCCCATCTAAGCTAGTGAAAATGGATATCCTTCTCAATGGTGATAAGGTCGATGCACTCAGCTTTATCGTTCACAAGGATTTCGCCTACGAACGTGGGAAACTCATCGTGGATAAGCTCAAGAAAATCATCCCTCGTCAACAATTTGAGGTGCCGATTCAAGCAGCTATTGGGCACAAGATCGTGGCCCGTACTGATATCAAGGCCCTTCGTAAGAATGTACTTGCTAAGTGTTACGGAGGTGACGTTTCTCGTAAACGCAAACTCCTTGAAAAACAAAAAGCTGGTAAGAAACGCATGAAAGCTATCGGATCAGTAGAAGTCCCACAAGAAGCCTTCCTCAGCGTTTTGAGTATGGATGAAGAATAG
- a CDS encoding metallophosphoesterase family protein — MTDYYVIGDVHGKASMLEDLLKTWDGQTQLLFLGDLIDRGEDSRCVLEMVKDLVDNQGAICLSGNHEYMFLTWLDDPEESYDHYRRNGGDTTINSILGRPLDAPVDGVEDAKRVATEAADLVEFIRQMPFVVETDKYIFVHAGIDLTLDDWHETTDYKKVWLRKPFHEAENHTGKTIVFGHTPVYGLLKQDRGTAELWMTEDGKIGMDGGAVYGGVLHGIVFTDQGMTEHHFIENDGFVAED; from the coding sequence ATGACAGATTATTATGTAATTGGAGATGTCCATGGAAAAGCTAGTATGCTGGAAGACCTTCTCAAAACTTGGGATGGTCAGACCCAGTTGCTTTTTCTAGGGGATTTGATTGACCGCGGTGAGGATAGTCGCTGTGTTCTTGAAATGGTTAAGGACTTAGTGGACAATCAAGGGGCTATCTGTTTGTCAGGAAATCACGAGTATATGTTTTTGACTTGGCTCGATGACCCAGAAGAAAGTTATGACCACTATCGCCGCAATGGTGGTGATACAACCATTAACTCTATTTTAGGTCGTCCCTTGGATGCACCAGTTGATGGCGTAGAAGATGCCAAACGTGTTGCGACAGAAGCAGCGGACTTGGTCGAATTTATTCGTCAAATGCCATTTGTAGTAGAGACAGACAAGTATATCTTTGTTCACGCAGGTATTGATTTGACTTTGGATGATTGGCATGAAACCACAGATTACAAGAAAGTCTGGCTCAGAAAACCATTCCACGAAGCTGAAAATCATACCGGGAAAACCATTGTCTTTGGGCATACACCGGTTTATGGTTTGCTGAAGCAAGACCGAGGTACTGCTGAGCTTTGGATGACAGAAGATGGCAAGATTGGCATGGATGGAGGAGCTGTCTATGGCGGTGTCCTTCATGGAATCGTCTTTACAGACCAAGGAATGACAGAACACCACTTTATCGAGAATGATGGTTTTGTTGCCGAAGATTAG
- the recN gene encoding DNA repair protein RecN — protein sequence MLLEISIKNFAIIEAISLNFEKGMTVLTGETGAGKSIIIDAMNMMLGARATTDVIRHGAPKAEIEGLFSVENSRSLQELFEEQGLELGDEIIIRREILQNGRSVSRVNGQMVNLSVLRAIGQHLVDIHGQHDQEELMRPQLHIQMLDEFGDAAFLDLKETYQTSFDAYRKMRKQVLEVKKNQQEHKSRIEMLEFQMAEIEAANLRAGEDLALNQERDKLLNHKNIADTLTNAYTMLDNEEFSSLANVRSAMNDMESVEEYDPEYREISTSLSETYYVLEDITKRLEDIIENLDFDANRLMQVENRLDLLNTITRKYGGTVDDVLLYFAKITDEYNLLTGNNLSSEDMEAELKKLEVNLVDLAGQLASARHDLAQQLEAEIKQELQDLYMEKAQFQVRFSKGKFSREGNETVEFYISTNPGEDFKPLVKVASGGELSRLMLAIKSAFSRKEGKTSIVFDEVDTGVSGRVAQAIAQKIHKIGQHGQVLAISHLPQVIAIADYQFFIEKISDEHSTVSTVRLLTLEERVEEVAKMLAGENVTEAALTQAKELLQTREK from the coding sequence ATGTTACTTGAAATTTCGATAAAAAACTTTGCCATTATAGAGGCGATTTCGCTCAATTTTGAAAAAGGCATGACAGTCTTAACTGGTGAAACAGGTGCTGGGAAATCGATCATCATCGATGCTATGAACATGATGTTAGGAGCTAGAGCGACTACAGATGTTATTCGTCATGGTGCTCCCAAGGCCGAGATTGAAGGACTTTTTTCTGTTGAGAATAGCCGTTCTTTACAAGAACTCTTTGAAGAGCAAGGGTTGGAGTTGGGGGATGAAATTATCATCCGTCGTGAAATTCTTCAAAATGGGCGAAGTGTAAGTCGCGTGAATGGGCAGATGGTCAATCTTTCTGTTTTGCGTGCAATTGGCCAGCATCTTGTCGATATTCATGGTCAACATGACCAAGAAGAGTTAATGCGTCCGCAACTGCATATCCAGATGTTGGATGAGTTTGGTGATGCAGCTTTCTTGGACTTGAAGGAGACCTATCAGACAAGCTTTGACGCCTATCGCAAAATGCGCAAGCAGGTTCTTGAAGTCAAGAAAAACCAGCAGGAACACAAGTCTCGCATTGAGATGTTGGAATTTCAAATGGCAGAGATTGAAGCAGCAAACTTGCGGGCTGGTGAAGACTTAGCTCTCAACCAAGAACGAGATAAGCTTCTCAATCATAAAAATATTGCGGATACGCTAACTAATGCCTACACTATGTTGGACAATGAGGAATTCTCCAGTCTTGCTAATGTCCGTTCCGCCATGAATGACATGGAAAGTGTTGAAGAATACGACCCTGAATACCGTGAAATTTCAACTTCTCTATCAGAGACCTACTATGTTTTAGAAGATATTACCAAGCGTTTGGAAGATATCATTGAAAATCTAGATTTTGATGCCAATCGCCTCATGCAGGTTGAGAATCGCTTAGACCTTCTGAATACTATTACCCGTAAATACGGTGGGACTGTGGACGATGTTTTGCTTTATTTTGCCAAGATTACGGATGAGTACAATCTCTTGACGGGTAATAACCTTTCTTCCGAAGACATGGAAGCAGAGCTCAAGAAATTGGAAGTTAATCTTGTTGATTTGGCAGGTCAGCTTGCATCTGCTCGTCATGATTTGGCCCAGCAACTCGAAGCTGAGATTAAGCAGGAATTGCAAGACCTCTATATGGAGAAGGCACAGTTCCAGGTTCGCTTTAGTAAGGGCAAATTTAGTCGGGAGGGGAATGAAACGGTCGAGTTTTACATTTCCACCAACCCAGGTGAGGACTTTAAACCCTTGGTTAAGGTTGCATCTGGTGGGGAATTGTCTCGTCTCATGCTTGCTATCAAATCTGCCTTTTCTCGTAAAGAGGGCAAGACCAGTATTGTCTTTGATGAGGTGGATACGGGAGTTTCAGGTCGTGTGGCCCAAGCCATAGCTCAGAAGATTCATAAGATTGGCCAGCATGGTCAGGTTTTAGCAATCTCTCACCTACCACAAGTAATTGCCATCGCGGATTATCAATTCTTTATTGAAAAGATTAGCGATGAGCACTCAACGGTGTCGACGGTTCGCCTCTTGACTTTAGAAGAACGAGTAGAGGAAGTAGCTAAAATGTTGGCTGGGGAAAATGTAACCGAAGCTGCCCTTACCCAAGCCAAAGAATTATTGCAAACGAGGGAGAAATAA
- a CDS encoding arginine repressor, translated as MNKKERLEKIRRFVTDYQIGTQEEIVEHLKEAGISATQATVSRDIKELGIVKIPLKNNKYIYELPKTIVRSLQLAENNIVGSERMGNMINLDVIPGNTAFVKGQLVDAFSEQIFNCLADDNSILIILRNEEDAKEMFEQVKNW; from the coding sequence ATGAATAAAAAAGAGAGACTTGAAAAAATTAGAAGATTTGTAACAGATTATCAAATCGGAACACAGGAAGAAATCGTTGAGCATTTAAAAGAAGCAGGTATCTCTGCCACTCAAGCGACGGTGTCACGAGATATTAAGGAACTGGGTATTGTAAAAATTCCCTTGAAGAACAATAAATACATCTATGAATTGCCAAAAACAATTGTAAGAAGTTTGCAGTTGGCTGAGAATAACATAGTAGGTTCTGAGCGCATGGGAAATATGATCAATCTGGATGTCATTCCTGGGAATACTGCCTTTGTCAAAGGACAGCTGGTGGACGCTTTTTCAGAGCAGATTTTCAACTGTTTGGCAGACGACAACTCAATTTTGATTATCTTGAGAAATGAAGAAGACGCCAAGGAAATGTTTGAACAAGTAAAAAATTGGTAG
- a CDS encoding TlyA family RNA methyltransferase, protein MAKERVDVLAYKQGLFETREQAKRGVMAGLVVAVLNGERFDKPGEKIPDDTELKLKGEKLKYVSRGGLKLEKALHVFDLSVDGATTIDIGASTGGFTDVMLQNGAELVFAVDVGTNQLAWKLRQDPRVVSMEQFNFRYAEKTDFEQEPSFASIDVSFISLSLILPALHRVLADQGQVVALVKPQFEAGREQIGKNGIIRDAKVHQHVLESVTAMAVEQGFSVFGLDYSPIQGGHGNIEFLAYLKKEEGASNQVAPEIEKVVERAHREFKDE, encoded by the coding sequence ATGGCTAAGGAAAGAGTGGACGTACTAGCTTATAAACAGGGTTTGTTTGAAACGCGTGAACAAGCCAAGCGTGGTGTCATGGCTGGTCTAGTCGTAGCAGTCCTGAATGGAGAACGCTTTGACAAACCAGGAGAGAAAATTCCAGATGACACCGAGTTAAAACTCAAAGGTGAAAAACTCAAGTATGTCAGTCGAGGTGGTCTAAAACTGGAAAAGGCTTTGCATGTCTTTGATTTATCAGTGGATGGCGCAACCACGATTGATATTGGGGCTTCCACTGGAGGATTTACTGACGTCATGTTGCAAAATGGTGCTGAGTTAGTCTTTGCAGTTGATGTCGGCACCAATCAGTTGGCTTGGAAATTGCGCCAAGACCCACGGGTTGTCAGCATGGAGCAGTTCAATTTCCGCTATGCTGAAAAGACTGATTTTGAGCAGGAACCGAGCTTTGCCAGTATTGATGTGAGTTTTATTTCCCTCAGTTTGATTCTGCCAGCCTTACACCGAGTCTTGGCTGATCAAGGGCAGGTTGTGGCTCTGGTTAAGCCCCAGTTTGAAGCAGGTCGTGAGCAGATTGGAAAGAATGGAATCATTCGCGATGCCAAGGTTCATCAACATGTCCTTGAATCTGTCACTGCTATGGCAGTTGAACAAGGTTTTTCAGTGTTTGGATTAGACTATTCACCAATCCAAGGTGGACATGGAAATATTGAATTTCTGGCATATTTGAAAAAGGAAGAGGGAGCAAGTAACCAAGTTGCCCCTGAAATAGAAAAAGTTGTAGAGAGAGCACATAGAGAATTTAAAGATGAATAA
- a CDS encoding polyprenyl synthetase family protein: MKKQEKLALVESTLEDFYGDQQFASSLRESVLYSIHAGGKRIRPFLLLEVLEALQVAIKPAHAQVAAALEMIHTGSLIHDDLPAMDDDDYRRGRLTNHKKFGEAMAILAGDALFLDPYALIAQTDLPSQIKVDLIANLSLSSGSLGMVAGQVLDMEGEHQHLSLEELQTIHANKTGKLLAYPFQAAAIIAELAPEIQTKLKTVGELIGLAFQVRDDVLDVTASFEEIGKTPQKDLQAEKSTYPALLGLEEAIAFCNQTLDQAEAKLEEIAQQVSFETAPIVKIVESLRING; encoded by the coding sequence ATGAAGAAGCAAGAAAAATTAGCTCTTGTCGAGTCGACCTTGGAAGATTTTTATGGAGACCAGCAGTTTGCTTCTAGTCTACGAGAGTCCGTTCTCTATTCCATTCATGCTGGGGGCAAGCGTATTCGGCCTTTTCTCTTGTTAGAGGTTCTGGAAGCCTTGCAAGTCGCTATTAAACCAGCACACGCGCAGGTGGCTGCGGCCTTGGAAATGATTCATACAGGGAGCTTGATTCACGATGACCTTCCTGCCATGGATGATGACGATTACCGTCGAGGGCGTTTAACCAATCATAAGAAATTTGGTGAAGCAATGGCTATTTTGGCTGGAGATGCTTTATTCCTAGATCCATATGCCTTGATAGCGCAGACAGATTTGCCAAGTCAAATCAAGGTGGATTTGATTGCCAACTTATCCCTTTCTTCAGGAAGTCTAGGCATGGTAGCAGGTCAGGTTTTAGATATGGAAGGCGAACACCAGCATTTGTCCTTGGAAGAACTTCAGACCATTCATGCCAATAAGACTGGAAAATTACTAGCCTATCCCTTCCAAGCAGCTGCTATCATAGCTGAATTAGCGCCTGAAATCCAAACAAAATTGAAAACTGTAGGTGAATTGATTGGGCTGGCTTTTCAAGTAAGAGATGATGTACTGGATGTGACAGCTAGTTTTGAGGAAATCGGCAAGACACCACAAAAGGATTTACAGGCAGAAAAGTCAACCTATCCTGCCTTGTTGGGCTTGGAAGAGGCCATTGCCTTTTGTAACCAAACTTTGGATCAAGCCGAGGCTAAATTAGAAGAAATCGCCCAGCAAGTCAGCTTTGAAACAGCGCCGATTGTGAAAATAGTAGAAAGTTTGAGAATCAATGGCTAA
- a CDS encoding exodeoxyribonuclease VII small subunit, with translation MSKQKKFEENLAELETIVQSLENGEIALEDAIAAFQKGMVLSKELQATLDKAEKTLVKVMQEDGTESDFE, from the coding sequence ATGTCAAAACAAAAGAAATTTGAGGAAAATCTAGCAGAACTGGAAACCATTGTCCAAAGTTTGGAAAATGGTGAAATTGCTTTGGAAGATGCGATTGCGGCCTTTCAAAAGGGCATGGTCTTGTCAAAAGAGCTCCAAGCGACACTGGACAAGGCTGAAAAGACCTTGGTTAAGGTCATGCAAGAAGACGGAACAGAAAGTGATTTTGAATGA